The proteins below come from a single Streptomyces sp. M92 genomic window:
- the nuoK gene encoding NADH-quinone oxidoreductase subunit NuoK, producing MHLAYPAVLSVLLFCTGLYGVLARRNAILVLMSVELMLNAVNLNLVAFDVWLSKAAEETLHSGQALTLFTIAIAAAEIGIGLAIVLAVHRNRGTSDIDKLRDTAEGPDGYGPDGDGPDGKDSHGAGPGTGAAATGPGTEKAEATA from the coding sequence ATGCACCTCGCCTATCCCGCCGTCCTCTCCGTCCTCCTGTTCTGCACGGGCCTGTACGGCGTCCTCGCCCGCCGCAACGCGATCCTGGTCCTGATGTCGGTCGAGCTGATGCTCAACGCCGTCAACCTCAATCTGGTCGCCTTCGACGTCTGGCTCAGCAAGGCAGCCGAGGAGACCCTGCACTCCGGCCAGGCCCTGACCCTGTTCACCATCGCCATCGCGGCCGCCGAGATCGGCATCGGCCTGGCGATCGTGCTCGCCGTCCACCGCAACCGCGGCACCTCGGACATCGACAAACTCCGCGACACCGCCGAGGGACCCGACGGCTACGGCCCCGACGGCGACGGCCCCGATGGCAAGGACTCCCACGGCGCGGGCCCCGGCACCGGCGCCGCCGCGACCGGGCCGGGCACCGAGAAGGCTGAGGCCACCGCGTGA
- a CDS encoding NuoI/complex I 23 kDa subunit family protein: MPPIPGSGLAKGLAVTLRTMTKKTVTEQYPDVQPDLPPRTRGVIGLFEENCTVCMLCARECPDWCIYIDSHKETVPAATPGGRDRSRNVLDRFAIDFSLCMYCGICIEVCPFDALFWSPEFEYSETDIRDLTHERDKLREWMWTVPAPPALDPGAEEPKELAAARKTADKLAAQQEATGPEATGPEATGPDATGPEQEGRE, translated from the coding sequence ATGCCCCCCATCCCCGGCTCGGGTCTGGCCAAGGGCCTGGCCGTCACCCTCCGCACGATGACGAAGAAGACCGTCACCGAGCAGTACCCGGACGTCCAGCCCGACCTCCCGCCCCGCACGCGCGGCGTGATCGGCCTGTTCGAGGAGAACTGCACGGTGTGCATGCTGTGCGCCCGCGAGTGCCCGGACTGGTGCATCTACATCGACTCCCACAAGGAGACGGTCCCGGCGGCGACCCCCGGCGGGCGCGACCGCAGCCGCAACGTCCTCGACCGCTTCGCCATCGACTTCTCGCTCTGCATGTACTGCGGTATCTGCATCGAGGTCTGTCCTTTCGACGCCCTGTTCTGGTCTCCGGAGTTCGAGTACTCCGAGACCGACATCCGTGACCTCACCCACGAGCGCGACAAGCTCCGCGAGTGGATGTGGACGGTGCCGGCCCCGCCCGCCCTCGACCCCGGCGCGGAGGAACCGAAGGAACTCGCCGCCGCCCGCAAGACCGCCGACAAGCTGGCCGCCCAGCAGGAGGCGACCGGACCGGAGGCGACCGGACCGGAGGCGACCGGACCGGATGCGACCGGCCCCGAACAGGAGGGCCGGGAATGA
- a CDS encoding NADH-quinone oxidoreductase subunit J family protein codes for MTLAVTFGHLAADSTTVAAESQGFLSPTGVEIAFLLVGLVTFGAAVVTVTTRQLVHAALWLVVALGGLAVEYLLLTAEFIAWVQVLIYVGAVVVLILFGLMLTRAPIGRSADADSGNRWAALTVAVAAAAALVWVVVDAFRTTWIDLDGPAAGSTAVTGASLFQNWVLPFEALSVLLLAALVGAIVLSRRAKTDRAAEAGRPAAPNSADKGGDR; via the coding sequence ATGACCCTCGCAGTGACCTTCGGTCACCTCGCCGCGGACTCCACGACCGTGGCCGCCGAATCGCAAGGCTTCCTCTCCCCGACCGGCGTCGAGATCGCCTTCCTCCTCGTCGGCCTGGTCACCTTCGGCGCCGCCGTCGTCACCGTCACCACCCGGCAGCTGGTCCACGCCGCCCTGTGGCTGGTGGTGGCCCTCGGGGGCCTTGCCGTCGAGTACCTCCTCCTCACCGCCGAGTTCATCGCCTGGGTGCAGGTCCTCATCTACGTCGGTGCCGTCGTCGTCCTCATCCTGTTCGGCCTGATGCTCACCAGGGCCCCCATCGGCCGTTCCGCGGACGCCGACTCCGGCAACCGCTGGGCCGCCCTCACGGTGGCCGTGGCCGCCGCCGCGGCCCTGGTCTGGGTCGTCGTCGACGCCTTCCGCACCACCTGGATCGACCTGGACGGTCCGGCCGCCGGCTCCACCGCCGTCACCGGAGCGAGCCTGTTCCAGAACTGGGTCCTTCCCTTCGAAGCCCTCTCGGTCCTCCTCCTCGCCGCCCTCGTCGGCGCCATCGTCCTGTCCCGCAGGGCGAAGACGGACCGCGCGGCAGAAGCCGGCCGCCCGGCCGCCCCGAACAGCGCCGACAAGGGCGGTGACCGCTGA
- a CDS encoding complex I subunit 4 family protein, which produces MIDINESVMQFLLALVVVGPLIGAAAALLPAPPGLKGNSPDQAVLRHGVTVTGAVLVAAIALVLGFDHDQPSKMQASTDISWIPALDVRIHLGIDGISLPLLVLTALLTFLCALYSYFKMPSGPSPKAFVALLLVLESGTLATFAVLDLVLFFLAFEMVLVPMYFLIARWGGEGRAGAAWKFILYTLLGSVVMLLGLLLVGLNAGTFDMVALATDNGRSLTTSVQVIAVLAIGIGLAVKTPMWPLHSWLPDAHTAAPTVGSVLLAGVLLKMGTYGFVRILLPVAPEGFHTFAPYLAALAVVGIIYGSLACLALAKRGAKGDLKRLIAYSSVGHMGFVLLGIATMTPTGVNGALFANIAHGLITGLLFFVVGALKDRTGTTDLDTLAEETGAALYGKAPRLGGLLAFAAVASLGLPGLAGFWGEMLALFGAFDPHEDLSRPAFLTFMAIAAFGTLLTAAYMLIVVRRVCMGAVPREAPKLTDVRTYEFAAWTPLVALTVVAGLWPRTLLGLTDPAVQQLLSGGTR; this is translated from the coding sequence GTGATCGATATCAACGAGTCCGTGATGCAGTTCCTTCTGGCGTTGGTCGTCGTCGGCCCGCTCATCGGTGCCGCCGCCGCTCTCCTGCCCGCCCCTCCCGGGCTGAAGGGGAACTCACCCGACCAGGCTGTCCTGCGGCACGGCGTCACCGTCACCGGTGCCGTCCTCGTCGCCGCGATCGCCCTCGTGCTCGGCTTCGACCACGACCAACCGTCGAAGATGCAGGCCAGCACCGACATCAGCTGGATCCCCGCACTCGACGTGCGCATCCACCTCGGCATCGACGGCATCTCCCTCCCCCTGCTGGTCCTGACCGCGCTGCTGACCTTCCTCTGCGCGCTCTACTCGTACTTCAAGATGCCTTCGGGCCCGAGCCCGAAGGCGTTCGTCGCGCTGCTGCTCGTCCTCGAGTCCGGCACCCTCGCGACCTTCGCCGTACTCGACCTGGTCCTGTTCTTCCTCGCCTTCGAGATGGTCCTCGTCCCGATGTACTTCCTCATCGCCCGCTGGGGCGGGGAGGGACGGGCCGGGGCGGCCTGGAAATTCATCCTCTACACCCTCCTCGGCTCCGTAGTCATGCTGCTCGGCCTGCTCTTGGTCGGACTCAACGCGGGCACATTCGACATGGTGGCACTCGCCACTGACAATGGCCGGTCGCTGACCACGTCCGTGCAGGTCATCGCCGTTCTGGCGATCGGGATCGGCCTCGCGGTCAAGACCCCGATGTGGCCCCTGCACAGCTGGCTGCCCGACGCCCACACCGCCGCCCCGACCGTCGGATCGGTCCTGCTGGCCGGTGTCCTGCTGAAGATGGGCACGTACGGGTTCGTGCGTATCCTCCTCCCCGTCGCGCCGGAGGGCTTCCACACCTTCGCGCCCTACCTCGCCGCCCTCGCCGTCGTCGGCATCATCTACGGCTCCCTCGCCTGCCTGGCCCTCGCCAAGCGGGGCGCGAAGGGCGACCTCAAGCGCCTCATCGCCTACTCCTCCGTCGGCCACATGGGCTTCGTCCTGCTCGGCATCGCCACCATGACCCCGACCGGCGTGAACGGCGCCCTGTTCGCCAACATCGCCCACGGCCTCATCACCGGCCTGCTCTTCTTCGTCGTCGGCGCCCTCAAGGACCGCACCGGCACCACCGACCTCGACACCCTGGCCGAGGAGACCGGAGCCGCCCTGTACGGCAAGGCGCCCCGCCTCGGCGGCCTCCTCGCCTTCGCCGCCGTCGCCTCGCTCGGCCTGCCGGGCCTGGCCGGCTTCTGGGGCGAGATGCTGGCCCTGTTCGGCGCCTTCGACCCCCACGAGGACCTCAGCCGCCCCGCCTTCCTCACCTTCATGGCGATCGCCGCGTTCGGCACGCTGCTGACCGCCGCCTACATGCTGATCGTGGTCCGCCGAGTCTGCATGGGCGCCGTACCGCGCGAGGCCCCGAAGCTCACCGACGTACGCACCTACGAGTTCGCCGCCTGGACGCCGCTCGTCGCCCTCACCGTCGTCGCCGGACTGTGGCCCAGGACCCTCCTCGGGCTGACCGACCCGGCCGTGCAGCAGCTCCTCTCAGGAGGCACCCGATGA
- a CDS encoding NADH-quinone oxidoreductase subunit 5 family protein codes for MTTTTLAALVPVLPFLGAAAGLLLGRSAPGFVRPLAVLPTLAALVLAVVVAARQGGGRAVGAVTELTPTGSVPVELALHIDGFAALVAVLVGCVATCVQIYSTGYLRDDPRYPSYAALVSLFTSAMFLVVYSGDLMVLLVGWEIMGICSYFLVGHYWETPEARAASLKAFLVTKLGDVPFLIGLLALATEAGSFRITKILGAVASGSLDHPTLIALLLLAGVAGKSAQFPLHTWLPDAMAGPTPVSALIHAATMVAAGVYFVARLLPLFQASHAAMVVLAVMAAVTMVGSALAALAQDDIKRVLAYSTIGQLGYMTGALAVGDRGAAVFHLLTHGAFKALLFLAAGVIIHAAGTNSLAAMSRMRGLRDRVPDAYWTMTVALLALAAIPPFSGFFSKEAVLVVAEHTATGNTGHASGAAGWTVLLAGLVTALLTAAYAVRLWLLAFRGQGAEAPDHGRQPVAMNAVLWVLAIPSLALGGLAFRPLPEWFDGHDLTPTLTTSVLGTGVALVGGIVTYAAWRHTTALAARPPLGAVAAHPEGDAALVEAEAIASHKPAYGDIAHAPDPSDPGRLLLGPLHRHAAVGFHLDAVYTTLFVRPVQAGASLVRFLDREVVDTYVRGAGALPRVLGTAVRRAQTGNVQTYVSALLAGTVVLAVAAVLFATGA; via the coding sequence GTGACCACGACGACCCTCGCCGCACTCGTTCCAGTCCTCCCCTTCCTCGGGGCAGCCGCCGGTCTCCTCCTGGGCCGCTCGGCGCCGGGCTTCGTCCGCCCGCTCGCCGTCCTGCCGACGCTGGCGGCCCTCGTCCTCGCCGTGGTCGTCGCGGCCCGCCAGGGCGGCGGCCGTGCCGTCGGCGCCGTCACGGAACTGACCCCCACCGGTTCCGTCCCCGTCGAACTCGCCCTGCACATCGACGGCTTCGCCGCCCTCGTAGCCGTCCTGGTCGGCTGCGTCGCCACCTGCGTGCAGATCTACTCGACGGGCTACCTGCGCGACGACCCGCGCTACCCCTCGTACGCCGCTCTCGTCTCCCTGTTCACCTCCGCCATGTTCCTCGTCGTCTACTCCGGCGACCTGATGGTGCTGCTGGTCGGCTGGGAGATCATGGGCATCTGCTCGTACTTCCTGGTCGGCCACTACTGGGAGACCCCGGAGGCCCGTGCCGCCTCCCTCAAGGCCTTCCTGGTGACCAAGCTCGGTGACGTCCCCTTCCTGATCGGCCTGCTGGCGCTGGCCACCGAGGCCGGCTCCTTCCGCATCACCAAGATCCTCGGTGCGGTCGCGAGCGGCTCCCTCGACCACCCGACGCTGATCGCGCTGCTGCTCCTGGCCGGTGTGGCGGGCAAGTCGGCGCAGTTCCCGCTGCACACCTGGCTTCCCGACGCGATGGCGGGCCCGACGCCCGTCTCCGCGCTCATCCACGCCGCGACCATGGTCGCCGCCGGTGTCTACTTCGTCGCCCGGCTCCTTCCGCTGTTCCAGGCCTCGCACGCCGCGATGGTCGTCCTCGCAGTCATGGCCGCCGTCACGATGGTCGGCTCGGCGCTCGCCGCGCTCGCCCAGGACGACATCAAGCGCGTCCTCGCCTACTCGACCATCGGACAACTCGGCTACATGACCGGCGCCCTCGCCGTCGGCGACCGCGGTGCCGCCGTCTTCCACCTCCTCACCCACGGCGCCTTCAAGGCGCTGCTGTTCCTCGCCGCCGGCGTGATCATCCACGCCGCCGGCACCAACTCGCTGGCCGCCATGTCCCGCATGCGGGGCCTGCGCGACCGCGTCCCGGACGCCTACTGGACGATGACCGTGGCGCTGCTCGCCCTGGCCGCGATCCCGCCCTTCAGCGGCTTCTTCTCCAAGGAGGCCGTCCTCGTCGTCGCCGAGCACACCGCCACCGGCAACACCGGGCACGCGTCCGGCGCCGCGGGCTGGACCGTCCTCCTCGCCGGCCTGGTCACGGCCCTGCTCACCGCCGCCTACGCGGTGCGCCTGTGGCTCCTGGCCTTCCGCGGACAGGGCGCCGAAGCCCCCGACCACGGTCGGCAGCCCGTGGCCATGAACGCCGTGCTCTGGGTCCTAGCGATCCCGTCACTCGCCCTCGGCGGGCTCGCCTTCCGCCCCCTGCCCGAGTGGTTCGACGGCCACGACCTCACCCCGACCCTCACCACCTCCGTGCTCGGTACGGGCGTGGCCCTGGTCGGCGGCATCGTCACCTACGCGGCCTGGCGCCACACCACGGCCCTTGCGGCCCGCCCGCCGCTCGGTGCGGTCGCGGCCCATCCGGAGGGCGACGCCGCGCTCGTGGAGGCCGAGGCCATCGCCAGCCACAAGCCGGCCTACGGAGACATCGCCCACGCCCCCGACCCGTCCGACCCCGGACGGCTCCTGCTGGGCCCGCTGCACCGGCACGCGGCCGTCGGCTTCCACCTGGACGCGGTGTACACGACCCTCTTCGTCCGCCCGGTCCAGGCCGGCGCGAGTCTCGTGCGGTTCCTCGACCGGGAGGTCGTCGACACCTACGTACGTGGGGCGGGCGCCCTGCCGCGCGTCCTGGGAACCGCCGTACGCCGGGCCCAGACCGGCAATGTGCAGACCTATGTGAGCGCGCTGCTCGCCGGCACCGTCGTCCTCGCGGTCGCCGCCGTCCTCTTCGCCACGGGAGCGTGA